The following coding sequences lie in one Yoonia sp. G8-12 genomic window:
- a CDS encoding DUF6732 family protein, which produces MRGLLTFIFLVAGSSAFAHPGHWAEVAGHGHWIAGAAIALAGLAALWGASKEKAAKKDDVEAEDEELEEETA; this is translated from the coding sequence ATGCGGGGACTGCTGACATTTATCTTTTTGGTCGCCGGTTCATCGGCCTTTGCACACCCGGGCCATTGGGCCGAGGTCGCAGGGCACGGTCACTGGATTGCGGGTGCAGCGATTGCGCTTGCAGGTCTGGCGGCTCTTTGGGGTGCGTCCAAAGAGAAAGCAGCGAAGAAAGATGATGTCGAGGCAGAAGACGAAGAGCTGGAAGAGGAAACCGCATGA
- a CDS encoding sirohydrochlorin chelatase codes for MKTGVMICGHGSRSQSAVDEFATLADKLPAYLPEDWLTDYGYLEFANPVIRDGLDKLREAGCERILAVPGMLFAAMHAKNDIPTVLNSYAAKHGITVQYGRELGVDPKMIAAAAGRIQDAVDKANTEHGDMPLTETCLVVIGRGASDPDANGNVAKIARMLQEGMGFGWCEVGYSGVTFPLVEPCLQHVARLPYKRVIVFPYFLFSGILIDRIYGFTDQVAAEHPGIQFIKAGYLGDHPKVLETFAERIMEQVSATPPPNCGICGYRSQVLALEEGKSHKISTEDRAHPAFGAVPPSTCVLCKYRTAVLGFEGEVGAVQESHHHHVEGQGANAPGSNVADCAHCDTFCTGMCRLVAADHHHDHHHDHHHHHHDHDHDHDHHHDHHHAPYPHAKHPHGPESARKVKSD; via the coding sequence ATGAAAACCGGAGTAATGATTTGCGGCCATGGTTCGCGCAGCCAATCCGCCGTCGATGAATTTGCCACCTTGGCCGACAAGCTGCCCGCCTATTTGCCCGAAGACTGGCTTACCGACTACGGTTATCTGGAATTCGCCAACCCTGTGATCCGCGATGGTCTGGATAAGCTGCGCGAAGCAGGCTGTGAGCGGATTTTGGCAGTGCCGGGCATGCTCTTTGCGGCGATGCACGCCAAGAATGATATCCCCACCGTGCTGAACTCCTATGCGGCCAAACATGGAATCACGGTGCAATATGGCCGTGAACTTGGCGTTGATCCCAAGATGATCGCTGCTGCTGCGGGGCGGATTCAGGACGCGGTCGACAAAGCGAATACCGAACATGGCGACATGCCCCTTACCGAGACCTGTCTGGTCGTCATCGGGCGCGGCGCGTCCGATCCCGACGCCAACGGAAACGTGGCCAAGATCGCGCGGATGCTGCAAGAGGGCATGGGTTTCGGTTGGTGCGAAGTGGGTTATTCAGGCGTGACGTTCCCGCTGGTTGAACCCTGTTTGCAGCATGTGGCGCGCTTGCCTTACAAACGTGTCATCGTGTTCCCGTATTTCCTGTTCTCGGGCATTCTGATCGACCGCATCTACGGGTTCACCGATCAGGTTGCCGCGGAACATCCCGGTATCCAGTTTATCAAAGCGGGCTACTTGGGCGATCATCCCAAGGTGCTGGAAACCTTTGCGGAACGGATCATGGAGCAGGTGAGCGCGACGCCGCCGCCAAACTGCGGCATCTGCGGCTATCGCAGTCAGGTGTTGGCGCTGGAAGAGGGCAAGAGCCATAAGATTAGCACCGAAGACCGTGCGCACCCTGCCTTTGGTGCGGTACCACCATCAACCTGCGTGCTGTGCAAATACCGCACTGCTGTTCTGGGGTTCGAAGGCGAGGTTGGCGCTGTTCAAGAAAGCCACCACCACCACGTAGAAGGGCAAGGCGCGAATGCGCCCGGGTCTAACGTGGCTGATTGCGCGCATTGTGATACGTTCTGTACTGGCATGTGTCGTCTTGTGGCTGCCGATCATCACCACGATCATCACCACGATCACCACCACCACCACCACGATCATGATCACGACCATGACCATCACCACGATCACCATCACGCGCCTTACCCACATGCCAAACATCCGCATGGGCCAGAAAGCGCGCGCAAGGTGAAATCAGACTGA